A stretch of Paludisphaera borealis DNA encodes these proteins:
- a CDS encoding ArdC family protein: MNPDRTDVYTRVTAAIIAELEKGVRPWLKPWNAEHAAGRITRPLRFNGQPYKGVNVLMLWMSAELQGFAAPIWMTFNQAKDIGGFVKKGSKGSLVVYADRIRKSDTGDDGEEAERDIFFMKGYTVFNVDQIEGLPDHYYAAAAPQLDPVQRIEAADLFFANTHADIRHGGNAAYYACEADYVQMPPFVAFHDAQSYCSTLAHELTHWTKHPKRLDREFGRKKFGDEGYAREELVAEIGAAFLCCDLGIAAEPREDHASYLDHWLKVLEEDKRAIFQAAAHAQKAADYLHSLQPQPLAP; this comes from the coding sequence ATGAATCCCGACCGCACCGACGTCTACACCCGCGTCACCGCCGCCATCATCGCCGAGCTGGAGAAGGGCGTCAGGCCCTGGCTCAAGCCGTGGAACGCCGAGCACGCCGCAGGCCGCATCACCCGGCCGTTGCGTTTCAACGGCCAGCCCTATAAGGGCGTCAACGTGCTGATGCTGTGGATGTCGGCCGAGCTGCAAGGCTTTGCCGCCCCGATCTGGATGACCTTCAACCAGGCGAAGGACATCGGCGGCTTCGTCAAGAAGGGCTCGAAGGGATCGCTGGTCGTCTACGCCGACCGCATCCGCAAGTCCGACACCGGCGACGACGGCGAGGAGGCCGAGCGCGACATCTTCTTCATGAAGGGTTACACCGTCTTCAACGTCGATCAGATCGAGGGCCTGCCCGATCACTACTACGCCGCCGCCGCCCCGCAGCTCGACCCGGTGCAGCGCATCGAGGCGGCCGACCTGTTTTTCGCCAATACCCACGCCGACATCCGCCACGGCGGGAACGCCGCCTACTACGCGTGTGAAGCCGATTACGTGCAGATGCCGCCCTTCGTCGCCTTCCACGACGCGCAGTCCTATTGCTCGACCCTCGCCCACGAGCTGACCCACTGGACCAAGCACCCCAAGCGGCTCGACCGCGAATTCGGCCGCAAGAAATTCGGCGATGAAGGCTATGCCCGCGAGGAGCTGGTGGCCGAGATCGGCGCCGCCTTCCTGTGCTGTGACCTGGGCATTGCCGCCGAGCCGCGTGAGGATCACGCCAGCTACCTCGATCACTGGCTGAAAGTGCTCGAAGAAGACAAGCGGGCGATCTTCCAGGCCGCCGCCCACGCCCAGAAGGCGGCCGATTACCTGCACTCGCTCCAGCCGCAGCCGCTCGCTCCCTGA
- a CDS encoding YkvA family protein, whose product MLILAAVCGIWICSQMKTLPQPRLPEGRHLPTTVLAPLRPAAAPSHQPIDTRGCPPHPYFSPYPYPPAPPAKLNIGKYIAAGLCLAYIISPIDFIPDVLPLVGWGDDAVAALVGLGSLLSR is encoded by the coding sequence ATGCTGATACTAGCCGCTGTCTGCGGCATCTGGATCTGCTCGCAGATGAAAACGCTGCCACAGCCTCGGCTGCCGGAGGGAAGGCACCTGCCGACAACGGTGCTCGCGCCGCTCAGGCCGGCGGCAGCGCCCTCGCATCAACCGATCGACACTCGCGGCTGCCCGCCGCACCCGTATTTCTCGCCGTACCCGTATCCTCCCGCTCCGCCGGCGAAGCTGAATATCGGCAAGTACATCGCCGCCGGGCTGTGCCTCGCCTACATCATCTCGCCCATCGATTTCATCCCCGATGTCCTGCCGCTCGTCGGATGGGGGGACGATGCCGTGGCGGCCCTGGTCGGCCTGGGTTCGCTGCTGTCCCGGTGA
- a CDS encoding J domain-containing protein, with protein sequence MAFIALRRSRNTSGYYLVESYRDEVGRSRKRTLCYLGREQDGTDTLAKALAHWQRNARKIARELRTAAGPRKVMLRERKNAAAGRIAVIKVHIRRAAAAAAEQKWREQQAEAERRRRERLAEQAEHWQAIERLKRQPSAEHSQAAKRAFRFLALRLHPDQGGSHEEFIRLKDAYERAEAAWRRMAG encoded by the coding sequence ATGGCCTTCATCGCGCTCCGACGATCACGCAACACCAGCGGCTATTACCTTGTCGAGAGCTACCGCGACGAGGTAGGACGGTCGCGCAAGCGGACGCTCTGCTACCTCGGGCGCGAGCAGGACGGCACCGACACGCTGGCGAAGGCGCTGGCCCACTGGCAGCGGAACGCCCGCAAGATCGCCCGTGAGCTGCGCACCGCCGCCGGCCCGCGAAAAGTGATGCTGAGGGAGCGGAAGAACGCCGCCGCCGGCCGCATCGCCGTCATCAAAGTCCACATCAGGCGGGCCGCCGCCGCCGCGGCGGAGCAGAAATGGCGGGAGCAGCAGGCCGAAGCCGAGCGGCGGCGGCGCGAGCGGCTGGCCGAGCAGGCGGAGCACTGGCAGGCCATCGAGCGGCTGAAACGGCAGCCGTCGGCCGAGCATTCCCAGGCCGCCAAGCGCGCCTTTCGCTTTCTCGCCCTGCGCCTGCACCCCGACCAGGGAGGCAGCCACGAGGAATTCATCCGGCTCAAGGACGCTTACGAGCGAGCCGAAGCCGCGTGGCGCCGCATGGCGGGGTGA
- a CDS encoding HEAT repeat domain-containing protein, translated as MMEAIRTNRLDRLQRHLSDLNRRRAERATLVPLLIEALGDIDKEVRLCALLAIGAAELHYEITLEKLYRISLDDPCPRVRVAAGSLSLSGNQAAVMKDLVAYDDGQPEFRWAVAMAMGVEGPVLEEAIPTLIEALQGRRRWNAQRQLALIGEPSIEPLVDCLRQANREVKALAAETLAMMGAAATAAVPALVEVAQAEFSDPIRRERRTIVIDAEAESAIDEPPDDPFIFGTILKALGWIGPGATLAFPTLEAMLPYLDMPQLDSALISIGPHLPDAISRVEAMLNHQLDGVRTVGAKIAKRLGTGAAGLVPRLVNCLTCEWPEARLAAAEAIAETGPDARVAASALAAALDDHDLRVTKAAAVVLGRIGTGARDFLPALTSAQARVRDQHDVRAAIMEAILAIGVEPEWGLDGIEVLGDRPLLIRDALERFCQIGQICRDRNSDRFSFKKMSPLVGETESTLRSRIKDVSKLFCHYFSDIENIITAEDDDLTVDLTCKIFQRAARMPVTICRPLGWRAWELSCRFLERLGRVAKASQHPKR; from the coding sequence ATGATGGAAGCGATCAGGACAAATCGCCTGGACCGCTTACAGCGTCACCTTTCCGACCTGAATCGGCGACGCGCCGAGAGAGCAACGCTTGTCCCCTTGCTGATCGAGGCTCTGGGCGATATTGACAAAGAAGTGCGCCTGTGCGCCTTATTGGCGATCGGCGCAGCCGAGCTTCACTACGAAATCACCTTGGAAAAACTGTATCGAATCTCGCTCGACGATCCGTGCCCGCGAGTGCGGGTGGCCGCAGGTTCGCTATCGCTCTCAGGGAATCAAGCCGCGGTCATGAAAGATCTGGTGGCGTACGACGATGGCCAGCCAGAGTTCCGTTGGGCCGTCGCGATGGCGATGGGTGTCGAGGGGCCCGTTCTCGAGGAAGCGATACCTACACTCATCGAGGCCTTGCAAGGCAGACGCCGGTGGAACGCTCAACGCCAACTGGCACTCATCGGGGAGCCGAGCATCGAGCCGCTTGTCGATTGCCTACGTCAAGCGAACCGGGAAGTGAAGGCATTGGCAGCCGAAACACTCGCCATGATGGGGGCCGCCGCGACCGCCGCTGTGCCCGCGCTGGTCGAAGTGGCGCAGGCCGAATTCTCGGACCCGATTCGGCGCGAAAGACGGACAATCGTCATCGATGCTGAGGCCGAATCGGCCATTGATGAACCCCCTGACGACCCATTCATCTTCGGAACTATACTCAAAGCACTGGGCTGGATCGGACCGGGCGCCACCCTTGCTTTTCCGACTCTGGAGGCGATGCTACCCTACCTCGACATGCCGCAACTCGATTCGGCGCTAATTTCGATAGGTCCCCACTTACCCGACGCGATTTCGCGCGTCGAGGCGATGCTGAATCACCAGCTCGACGGCGTGCGGACGGTCGGGGCAAAGATTGCAAAGCGTCTCGGAACCGGAGCTGCCGGGCTCGTTCCTCGATTAGTCAATTGCCTCACCTGCGAGTGGCCGGAGGCCCGCCTTGCAGCGGCAGAGGCCATCGCGGAAACGGGTCCGGATGCACGCGTTGCGGCTTCGGCATTGGCCGCGGCCCTTGACGATCACGACCTTCGTGTCACCAAGGCCGCCGCCGTGGTGCTGGGCAGGATCGGAACGGGCGCGCGTGATTTCCTGCCCGCGCTGACGTCGGCACAGGCCAGGGTGCGCGACCAACACGACGTCCGGGCGGCGATCATGGAGGCGATCCTTGCCATCGGCGTCGAGCCGGAATGGGGCCTTGACGGGATCGAAGTGCTGGGCGACAGGCCTTTACTCATAAGGGATGCTCTTGAGCGATTTTGCCAGATCGGTCAAATCTGCCGTGACCGGAACTCGGACCGGTTTTCGTTTAAAAAAATGTCCCCCTTAGTTGGGGAGACCGAAAGCACGCTGCGTAGTCGTATCAAAGATGTGTCGAAACTATTTTGCCATTATTTTTCGGATATCGAAAATATTATTACTGCCGAGGACGACGATCTGACAGTCGATCTCACGTGCAAGATTTTTCAACGCGCCGCGCGGATGCCGGTTACGATTTGCCGGCCGTTGGGCTGGCGAGCATGGGAACTCAGTTGCCGCTTCCTGGAACGCCTGGGCCGGGTGGCAAAGGCCTCTCAACATCCGAAACGCTAA
- a CDS encoding ParB/RepB/Spo0J family partition protein, protein MNHQLIEINKLEKSSQNARRTVIKGAGEDLKDSIDAHGLMHNLVVIDEGDGTYRVTDGARRLAALKALQKEGKLPADHAVPCQVRSKESALETSLAANTVRLAMHPADEYEAFAKLAADHTPEQIAQRFGKTVKYVEQLMKLGNADPRLLREYREENLTLDCLKAFAITDDRKRQMKVYRALKDSHSLNPRAIRAALTDTMADADGKLAKFVGLDAYREAGGTTQSDLFSETIYLENAALLHELANDRLAAVQQELEAEGWGWIEISPERDWEVIYPCGHIHPLPGEMPAELAGQRELIEAELAGIEQTLEDTESDEMTQAQEAAEARLADIDRQIAGFAVYDPEEIKIAGCYVSIDTDGSLRIEKGLVRKQDMKRLAKGDDAIPKRPKGMPQTLKRDLEANRLQIAQVEIAKNRLVALDLLIFTVVNDAVSRRLVGCSGLDVNFRKTRPTVKELTAADHALKAIEEALPLAWLKPKTEAEQFRVFSNLSDTQKLHLLAWCVAGSLKPQLSTGREATAYELALSLTGAEVAGYWRPTVANYLGRITRDQLLALGRDTLGDAWAQSRHRDKKGELAAQLERAFADPEKHGRTPEQIAKLTRWLPEGMAFTDTAPATPKSKKSARKAA, encoded by the coding sequence ATGAACCATCAATTGATCGAAATCAACAAGCTTGAGAAGTCGTCGCAAAACGCACGTCGTACCGTCATCAAGGGAGCCGGCGAAGATCTGAAAGACTCGATCGACGCCCACGGCCTGATGCACAATCTGGTTGTCATCGACGAGGGTGACGGAACGTACCGCGTCACCGACGGCGCGCGCCGCCTCGCGGCCCTGAAAGCCTTGCAGAAGGAGGGAAAATTACCCGCCGACCACGCGGTGCCCTGTCAGGTGCGAAGCAAGGAAAGCGCTTTGGAAACGAGCCTCGCCGCAAACACGGTGCGGCTCGCCATGCACCCGGCGGATGAGTACGAGGCCTTTGCCAAGCTCGCCGCCGACCACACGCCCGAGCAGATCGCCCAGCGTTTCGGCAAGACGGTTAAATACGTCGAGCAACTGATGAAGCTCGGCAACGCCGATCCCCGGCTGCTCAGGGAATACCGCGAGGAAAACCTGACTCTCGACTGTCTGAAGGCGTTTGCGATCACCGACGACCGCAAGCGGCAGATGAAGGTCTACCGCGCTCTCAAAGACAGCCATTCCCTGAACCCTCGCGCCATCCGGGCCGCCCTCACCGACACAATGGCGGATGCGGACGGCAAGCTGGCGAAGTTCGTCGGCCTGGATGCCTACCGCGAAGCGGGTGGCACAACGCAGAGCGATTTGTTCAGCGAAACGATTTATCTGGAAAACGCGGCGCTGCTGCACGAGCTGGCAAACGACAGGTTGGCTGCCGTCCAGCAGGAGCTGGAAGCCGAAGGCTGGGGCTGGATCGAAATCAGCCCGGAGCGCGATTGGGAGGTTATCTACCCATGCGGCCACATCCACCCGCTGCCGGGCGAGATGCCCGCCGAGCTGGCCGGGCAGCGCGAACTGATCGAAGCAGAGCTTGCCGGAATCGAGCAGACGCTTGAGGACACGGAATCCGACGAGATGACCCAGGCACAGGAAGCGGCGGAAGCCAGGCTTGCCGACATCGACCGGCAAATCGCCGGCTTCGCCGTCTACGATCCCGAAGAAATCAAGATCGCCGGGTGCTACGTGTCGATCGACACCGACGGCTCGCTTCGCATCGAAAAAGGGCTGGTGCGCAAACAGGACATGAAGCGGCTGGCCAAAGGCGACGACGCCATACCGAAGAGGCCGAAGGGGATGCCCCAAACGCTCAAGCGTGACCTGGAAGCCAACCGCCTTCAAATCGCCCAGGTGGAAATCGCCAAAAACCGGCTGGTCGCCCTCGACCTGCTGATCTTCACCGTCGTCAACGACGCTGTGTCCCGGCGGTTAGTCGGTTGCAGCGGGCTGGACGTGAATTTCAGGAAGACCCGCCCGACGGTCAAGGAACTGACCGCCGCCGATCACGCCCTGAAAGCTATCGAGGAGGCGCTGCCGCTGGCATGGCTGAAACCGAAAACCGAAGCCGAGCAATTTCGGGTTTTCAGCAACCTGTCGGATACGCAGAAGCTGCATCTGCTGGCCTGGTGCGTCGCCGGCAGCCTGAAGCCGCAGCTTTCGACCGGCAGGGAAGCCACCGCCTACGAACTGGCGTTGTCGCTGACCGGCGCCGAGGTGGCCGGTTACTGGCGTCCGACCGTGGCCAATTACCTTGGCCGCATCACCCGCGACCAGCTGCTTGCCCTCGGACGCGATACCCTCGGCGACGCCTGGGCGCAGTCGAGGCACCGCGACAAGAAGGGCGAGCTGGCCGCTCAGCTTGAGCGAGCCTTTGCCGATCCGGAAAAGCACGGCCGCACGCCGGAGCAGATCGCCAAGCTCACCCGCTGGCTGCCCGAAGGCATGGCGTTCACCGACACCGCACCGGCGACGCCGAAATCGAAGAAATCCGCCCGCAAAGCGGCGTAA
- a CDS encoding ParB/RepB/Spo0J family partition protein, which produces MDKILSVAIEELMPDPTQPRKSFLDEEIERLAASIRARGILMPLRILRDEERRCWLIATGESRWRAARLAGLKTVPCIVVDGQPDEADLLADRVIENHVRHDLSAMDLARALAKLKLLKKCTSQQLAKELGISGAAITRAEALLSLPEDVQTLVESRAVPESTAYEISRMPDADSQRELAAAVADRRLKRDAVANAVRDRIGKRAVKPKAGRVVCRLGGGLSISISANDALDWTTIIEAIDRIRREARKLSDNGSEVQALARSLRAS; this is translated from the coding sequence ATGGACAAGATCCTCAGCGTCGCGATCGAGGAGCTGATGCCCGATCCGACGCAACCACGCAAATCCTTCCTCGATGAGGAAATCGAACGGCTGGCCGCGTCGATTCGGGCCAGGGGCATCCTCATGCCTCTGCGGATTCTGCGCGACGAAGAGCGGCGCTGCTGGCTGATCGCCACGGGCGAAAGCCGGTGGCGCGCCGCCCGGCTTGCCGGCCTGAAGACGGTGCCTTGCATCGTCGTCGATGGACAACCCGACGAAGCCGACCTGCTGGCCGACCGGGTGATCGAGAACCATGTCCGCCACGATCTATCCGCAATGGATCTGGCGCGTGCCCTGGCCAAGCTCAAGCTGCTGAAGAAATGCACCTCGCAGCAGCTGGCGAAAGAGCTGGGCATCAGCGGGGCGGCGATCACGCGGGCGGAAGCCCTGCTGTCGCTGCCGGAAGACGTTCAAACGCTCGTCGAATCGCGTGCCGTGCCCGAGAGCACGGCCTACGAGATCAGCCGCATGCCCGACGCCGACTCCCAGCGCGAGCTGGCGGCGGCGGTGGCCGACCGGCGGCTGAAGCGCGACGCCGTCGCCAATGCGGTGCGGGACCGCATCGGCAAGCGCGCGGTCAAGCCCAAGGCCGGTCGAGTGGTTTGCCGCCTTGGCGGCGGCCTTTCCATCTCGATCAGCGCCAATGACGCGCTGGACTGGACAACGATCATCGAGGCCATCGACCGCATCCGGCGAGAGGCCCGAAAGCTCAGCGACAACGGATCGGAAGTGCAGGCACTCGCCCGTTCGTTGCGGGCGTCCTGA
- the mobF gene encoding MobF family relaxase — MLRMKPVGKGERGARRAELYYEKSDAGYYRAEGELHSEWIGKSGDMLGLTGQKPDYEHFKRLIRGLDPHTGEQLTARLRDDRIAAWDLTASMPKGPTLAIERGDTRVLDAFRESYREAFSMVERYATTRVRIDGRQDDRVTGNLLAYAIEHDETRPVEDENLPEDHPWRIMPLPDRHAHLVVPNETWDDVEQRWKAVKFRPIMDLRKYFDRSFDAIFAAKLSGLGYEIETRLKDDGKGKAGYYSWDIKGMPASVIERLSRRTQEVKRLEREIVAGRKALDPYAPDHLSPVERDRLGATSRRTKRDDLTSDDCHDYWASLISEEEGRQIDDTIGRARLGLNPKSPSLAAKAADFSMRHHFEKESALPIEQLVTTALEQSMGSATPDDIERELARQGVIVVDKDGRRLATTKQLMEEEDGLAAFAADGRGMVAAIGVEEGLTRKLETGETLNDGQWEAARGLLESQNRVNVVLGPAGAGKSKLLRKFDEGATLAGETVTYLGTTATAVKVLKKDGFEETQTVARFLLDEKMQQAAAGGRVVIDETSILGHADAAKLFAVARKHDLKLIFVGDPMQHGSIPRGAFLRLLTDYGHVKPFRLTEILRQKDPEYRAAAQSLSEGKSLAGFDALDKLGWVEEIDHGQDRYTHMAADYVQALQSGTAWNDVLIVAPTHREAGHITGEIRAQLREAGKLGDDEREFNRLAAVDTSEAERGEAATYRAGDVLVFHQNAKGGFTKGDRLKVTDPAAVPVEHADKFALFREEAIRLAAGDVIRFTSTVRTLGKDHVIKNGDAHAVAGFTDAGNIRLDNGWVVARDAGHFRQGFVETSIGSQGRTVQQVILGMSAEAGRAAINMQQLYVSASRASGRLRLYTDDKADIRDAIQKDSQKRLALDLKAVLPRETKREERRIDGIARRQRASALNRMRAAWKRASRPLTPKPPTPPLSHAARIMQQERSYGHER; from the coding sequence ATGCTTCGCATGAAGCCGGTCGGAAAAGGTGAACGCGGCGCCCGCCGCGCCGAGCTGTATTACGAAAAATCCGATGCCGGCTACTACCGGGCCGAAGGCGAGTTACATAGCGAATGGATCGGCAAGTCGGGCGACATGCTGGGCCTCACCGGCCAGAAACCCGACTACGAGCATTTCAAGCGGCTGATCCGCGGCCTCGATCCGCACACCGGCGAGCAGCTCACCGCCCGGCTGCGGGACGACCGCATCGCGGCGTGGGATCTGACCGCCAGCATGCCCAAAGGGCCGACGCTGGCCATCGAGCGCGGCGATACCCGCGTGCTCGACGCCTTCCGCGAATCCTACCGCGAGGCTTTCTCCATGGTCGAGCGCTACGCGACGACGCGGGTGCGGATCGACGGCCGGCAGGATGACCGGGTGACGGGCAATCTGCTCGCCTACGCGATCGAGCATGACGAAACGCGACCGGTCGAGGATGAAAACCTGCCGGAAGACCATCCCTGGCGGATCATGCCGCTGCCCGACCGCCACGCGCATCTCGTCGTGCCCAATGAAACCTGGGACGACGTCGAACAGCGGTGGAAGGCGGTCAAGTTCCGGCCGATCATGGATTTGCGCAAGTATTTCGACCGCTCCTTCGACGCGATCTTCGCGGCCAAGCTCTCAGGCCTGGGCTACGAGATCGAAACCAGGCTCAAGGACGACGGCAAGGGCAAGGCCGGCTATTACTCGTGGGACATCAAGGGCATGCCCGCCAGCGTCATCGAGCGCCTGTCGAGGCGGACGCAGGAAGTGAAGCGGCTGGAGCGGGAGATCGTCGCCGGGCGCAAGGCGCTGGACCCGTATGCGCCGGATCACCTGTCGCCGGTCGAGCGCGACCGGCTGGGCGCCACCAGCAGGCGCACCAAGCGCGACGATCTGACCTCGGACGATTGCCACGATTACTGGGCCAGCCTGATTTCCGAAGAGGAAGGTCGGCAGATCGACGACACCATCGGGCGCGCCCGCCTCGGGCTGAATCCCAAATCGCCGTCCCTGGCGGCGAAGGCGGCCGATTTCTCGATGCGGCACCATTTCGAGAAAGAGTCGGCGCTGCCGATCGAGCAGCTGGTGACCACGGCGCTGGAGCAATCGATGGGGAGCGCCACGCCGGACGATATCGAGCGTGAGCTGGCCCGTCAGGGTGTGATCGTCGTCGACAAGGACGGCAGGCGGCTCGCCACCACGAAACAGCTCATGGAGGAGGAGGACGGCCTGGCGGCGTTCGCGGCGGACGGCAGGGGCATGGTGGCGGCGATTGGCGTAGAGGAGGGGCTTACGCGCAAGCTGGAAACGGGCGAAACGCTCAATGACGGGCAATGGGAAGCCGCTCGCGGCCTGCTCGAATCGCAAAACCGGGTGAATGTCGTGCTCGGCCCGGCCGGTGCCGGCAAGTCGAAGCTGCTCAGGAAATTCGACGAAGGGGCGACGCTGGCCGGCGAGACCGTGACCTATCTCGGCACCACGGCCACCGCCGTCAAGGTGCTGAAGAAAGACGGCTTCGAGGAAACGCAAACCGTCGCGCGCTTCCTTCTTGACGAAAAAATGCAGCAGGCGGCGGCCGGCGGCAGGGTGGTGATCGACGAAACCTCGATCCTCGGGCATGCCGACGCGGCGAAGCTGTTCGCCGTCGCCCGGAAGCACGATCTGAAGCTGATCTTCGTCGGCGATCCGATGCAGCACGGCAGCATCCCGCGCGGCGCCTTCCTCCGGCTGCTGACCGATTACGGCCATGTCAAGCCGTTCCGCCTCACCGAGATCCTGCGTCAGAAAGATCCCGAATACCGGGCGGCGGCGCAATCGCTGTCCGAAGGAAAGTCGCTCGCCGGGTTCGATGCGCTCGACAAGCTCGGCTGGGTCGAGGAGATCGACCACGGGCAGGATCGTTACACGCACATGGCGGCAGATTACGTGCAGGCGCTGCAATCCGGCACGGCCTGGAACGACGTGCTGATCGTCGCACCGACGCACCGCGAGGCCGGGCACATCACCGGCGAGATCCGCGCCCAGCTGCGCGAGGCCGGCAAGCTCGGCGACGATGAGCGAGAGTTCAACCGGCTGGCGGCGGTCGATACGTCGGAAGCGGAGCGCGGCGAGGCCGCCACCTACCGGGCCGGCGACGTGCTGGTCTTCCACCAGAATGCCAAGGGCGGCTTCACCAAGGGCGACCGGCTCAAGGTGACCGATCCGGCCGCCGTGCCGGTCGAGCATGCCGACAAATTCGCCCTCTTCCGCGAAGAGGCGATCCGGCTGGCGGCGGGCGACGTGATCCGCTTCACCTCGACGGTGCGCACGCTGGGCAAGGATCACGTCATCAAAAACGGCGACGCGCATGCGGTGGCCGGCTTCACCGACGCGGGCAATATCCGCCTCGACAACGGCTGGGTGGTCGCCAGGGACGCCGGGCATTTCCGCCAGGGCTTCGTCGAAACCTCGATCGGCAGCCAGGGCCGCACGGTCCAGCAGGTCATCCTCGGCATGTCGGCGGAGGCGGGCCGGGCGGCGATCAACATGCAACAACTCTACGTGTCGGCAAGCCGGGCGTCGGGGCGGCTGCGGCTCTATACCGACGATAAGGCCGACATCCGCGACGCCATCCAGAAGGACAGCCAGAAACGGCTGGCGCTCGATCTGAAGGCCGTATTGCCACGGGAAACCAAGCGCGAGGAACGGCGGATCGACGGCATCGCCCGGCGGCAGCGGGCATCGGCGCTGAACCGCATGCGGGCGGCATGGAAGCGGGCCAGCCGGCCGCTGACGCCGAAGCCGCCCACGCCGCCGCTTTCGCACGCGGCACGGATCATGCAACAGGAGAGGAGCTACGGCCATGAGCGGTGA
- a CDS encoding transposase encodes METIGPHVRTIPIRCAPRKAPCPTCGKLGHRKAVHNRQVRTIAYKEVVFLDITYGEYRARCRCCTTFRTTPPGVEPRALYDNKVRRAVLDRILEDGMSVERVIASMERDFLLNLSDGFVYDCLDWQVRRLDLADHRRWVLAHFSGTLCVDELHLGKMTLLLATDPLNDLPVAFALVGINDQPHMRRFLQNLKTWGLSPQVVVTDGSNLYPGILAKLWPDARHQLCVFHVLKDLHVGVLDALRRQRRAMSRRGNRGRKRRRGRPPKRRAKRRGLTNKEKSLFVHRHRYLVVKRREKMTRQERVDLATMQSYMPELKVLREFVDRLEALFEEDQTESLAWRRQAALVADRRFHAVPELAQALEMLAAEKFVKMIAFLKSRASRRERTNNHVERVNRKLRHEEKSRYKWRTRRTTVRFLVLLLDGYWRRERAIRKRWADDPPTEEPEDMASKPTTKGHVA; translated from the coding sequence ATGGAGACCATCGGCCCCCACGTGCGCACCATACCCATCCGGTGCGCGCCGCGCAAAGCCCCCTGTCCGACATGCGGTAAACTCGGCCATCGCAAGGCCGTTCACAACCGCCAGGTCCGCACCATCGCTTACAAGGAGGTCGTCTTCCTCGACATCACCTACGGCGAATACCGAGCCCGCTGTCGGTGCTGCACGACCTTCCGCACCACCCCTCCAGGCGTCGAACCCCGCGCGCTGTACGACAACAAGGTCCGCCGCGCCGTGCTCGACCGCATCCTGGAGGATGGCATGAGCGTCGAGCGGGTCATCGCCTCGATGGAGCGGGACTTCCTCCTGAACCTCTCCGACGGGTTCGTCTACGACTGCCTCGACTGGCAAGTTCGGCGGCTCGACCTGGCCGATCACCGCCGCTGGGTCCTGGCCCATTTCAGCGGGACCCTCTGCGTCGACGAACTGCACCTGGGCAAGATGACCTTGCTGCTGGCGACCGACCCGTTGAACGACCTGCCGGTGGCCTTCGCGCTGGTCGGCATCAACGACCAACCCCACATGCGACGGTTCCTCCAGAACCTCAAGACCTGGGGGCTTTCGCCCCAGGTGGTCGTGACCGACGGTTCGAACCTGTACCCGGGTATCCTGGCCAAGCTGTGGCCGGACGCCCGGCACCAGTTGTGCGTCTTCCACGTCCTGAAGGATCTCCATGTAGGGGTCCTGGACGCCTTGCGTCGCCAGCGGCGAGCGATGTCACGGCGAGGCAACCGCGGCCGGAAGCGGAGGCGCGGGCGGCCGCCGAAGCGACGGGCGAAGCGGAGGGGCCTGACGAACAAGGAGAAGTCGTTGTTCGTGCACCGGCACCGCTACTTGGTCGTGAAGCGTCGGGAGAAGATGACCCGCCAGGAGCGGGTCGACCTTGCGACGATGCAGAGCTACATGCCCGAGTTGAAGGTGCTCCGTGAGTTCGTCGACCGCCTGGAGGCGCTCTTCGAGGAAGATCAGACCGAGTCCTTGGCCTGGAGGCGCCAGGCCGCGTTGGTGGCGGACCGCCGATTCCATGCGGTCCCGGAACTGGCGCAGGCCCTGGAGATGCTGGCGGCGGAGAAGTTCGTGAAGATGATCGCCTTCCTGAAGAGCCGAGCCAGTCGGCGGGAACGGACGAACAACCATGTGGAGCGGGTCAACCGCAAGCTGCGGCACGAGGAGAAGTCGCGGTACAAGTGGCGGACGCGGCGGACGACGGTGCGGTTCCTGGTACTGTTGCTGGACGGGTACTGGAGGCGAGAACGAGCGATCCGTAAGCGCTGGGCCGATGATCCCCCGACGGAGGAGCCAGAGGACATGGCCTCGAAGCCGACGACAAAGGGCCACGTCGCATGA